A window of the Henckelia pumila isolate YLH828 chromosome 3, ASM3356847v2, whole genome shotgun sequence genome harbors these coding sequences:
- the LOC140889097 gene encoding zinc finger BED domain-containing protein RICESLEEPER 2-like has product MDIYLEGEEIGKSIERCLLDWGIGKKISITVHNASSNDGAIAYLKKRFDNWGSNIMSGKYVHLRCIANIINLVVQDGLKGNDEHLAISGVRGGVRYLQSSPVRYKRFQEYVQLEKLETNNLLTLDVPTRWNSTYLMLDSAITLKRTFDAYDKADLDFRMDLSKKPYDGVPNDHDWDR; this is encoded by the exons ATGGATATCTATTTAGAAG GTGAAGAAATTGGAAAGAGTATTGAGAGATGTTTACTTGATTGGGGTATtggtaaaaaaatttcaatcactgtGCACAATGCATCCTCAAATGATGGGGCAATTGCTTATTTGAAAAAGAGGTTTGATAATTGGGGAAGCAATATTATGAGCGGAAAATATGTTCATTTAAGGTGTATTGCAAATATCATTAATCTTGTTGTGCAGGATGGCTTGAAAGGAAATGATGAGCATTTAGCTATTTCTGGTGTTAGAGGAGGTGTTAGGTATTTACAAAGTTCTCCGGTTAGGTACAAAAGATTTCAAGAGTATGTTCAGCTTGAAAAATTGGAAACAAATAATTTGTTGACTCTTGATGTGCCTACTAGATGGAACTCAACATACCTAATGTTGGATTCAGCAATAACTCTTAAAAGGACATTTGATGCATATGATAAAGCTGATCTTGATTTTCGAATGGATCTTTCAAAGAAACCATATGATGGGGTTCCAAATGATCATGATTGGGATAGATGA